The following coding sequences lie in one Nonomuraea muscovyensis genomic window:
- a CDS encoding glycosyltransferase family 2 protein, with protein MAPLVSVVVPFYNVEPYITECLESLAAQSLTDIEVILVDDGSTDGSRRIADAFASRDPRFVVVRQPNRGPGPARNEGIRWARGAYLAFADSDDVVPPEAYELLVCSLERTGSDLACGGVRRIRDGGLAASSLHEKVFKRAVRRTHIMDRRVLVRDRTVWNKVYRRDFWQEHRLRFPAGIYEDVPLSMRAHVLADSVDVLPDVVYHWRKREEGEVSITQRRAELANLSDRLEAICAVRAFLREEAPELILSFDGLVLEKDIVFLFQALEQAHEEDIPPLHDLARQWLAVLSPAVLGTAPSLRRLELHLMERGLIRQLREVREFRRATADSPRIVPRGLRKVGWYGDYPYFRDRSLRIPDEVYDASDELRLLARVEDCWWTGTRFTVLGDVAIHRVERRPRKVRLFLSDGNREVPVPARRTKGGKYLAEIDPAQLRDGGPAWRLHALVDARGLELTGHFRDGDAHRAWRLPVPRRSRTGMDFAQ; from the coding sequence ATGGCGCCCCTGGTCAGCGTCGTCGTACCGTTCTACAACGTCGAGCCGTACATCACCGAGTGCCTGGAGTCGCTGGCGGCGCAGTCGCTGACGGACATCGAGGTCATCCTGGTCGACGACGGCTCGACGGACGGCAGCAGGCGGATCGCCGACGCCTTCGCCTCCCGCGACCCGAGGTTCGTGGTGGTCCGCCAGCCCAACCGGGGTCCCGGGCCGGCGCGCAACGAGGGCATCCGGTGGGCCCGCGGGGCCTATCTCGCCTTCGCCGACAGCGACGACGTCGTGCCGCCCGAGGCGTACGAGCTGCTGGTCTGCTCGCTCGAACGCACCGGCTCCGACCTCGCGTGCGGCGGAGTGCGGCGGATCCGGGACGGCGGCCTGGCCGCCTCGTCGCTGCACGAGAAGGTCTTCAAGCGGGCGGTGCGGCGCACCCACATCATGGACCGGCGGGTCCTGGTCCGCGACCGCACCGTCTGGAACAAGGTCTACCGCAGGGACTTCTGGCAGGAACACCGGCTCCGCTTCCCGGCCGGGATCTACGAGGACGTGCCGCTCAGCATGCGGGCGCACGTGCTGGCCGACAGTGTGGACGTGCTGCCCGACGTCGTCTACCACTGGCGCAAACGCGAGGAGGGCGAGGTCTCGATCACCCAGCGGCGCGCCGAGCTGGCCAACCTGAGCGACCGGCTGGAGGCCATCTGCGCGGTACGGGCGTTCCTGCGGGAGGAGGCGCCCGAACTGATCCTGTCCTTCGACGGGCTGGTGCTGGAGAAGGACATCGTCTTCCTGTTCCAGGCGCTGGAACAGGCCCACGAGGAGGACATTCCGCCGCTGCACGACCTGGCCCGCCAGTGGCTGGCCGTGCTCAGCCCGGCCGTGCTCGGCACCGCGCCGTCGCTGCGCCGGCTGGAGCTCCACCTGATGGAGCGCGGCCTGATCAGGCAACTGCGCGAGGTGCGGGAGTTCAGGCGCGCCACGGCCGACTCGCCGCGCATCGTGCCGCGCGGGCTGCGCAAGGTCGGCTGGTACGGCGACTACCCGTACTTCCGGGACCGCTCGCTGCGGATCCCGGACGAGGTGTACGACGCCTCCGACGAGTTGAGGCTGCTGGCCAGGGTCGAGGACTGCTGGTGGACGGGAACCCGCTTCACCGTGCTCGGCGACGTGGCCATCCACCGGGTCGAGCGCCGGCCGCGCAAGGTGCGGCTCTTCCTCAGCGACGGCAACCGCGAGGTTCCCGTGCCGGCCCGCCGCACCAAGGGCGGCAAGTATCTCGCGGAGATCGACCCTGCGCAGCTCAGGGACGGCGGGCCCGCCTGGCGGCTGCACGCCCTGGTCGACGCGCGCGGGCTGGAGCTCACGGGCCACTTCCGCGACGGCGACGCCCACCGGGCGTGGCGGCTGCCGGTGCCGAGACGGTCAAGAACCGGCATGGACTTCGCCCAGTAG
- a CDS encoding glycosyltransferase — translation MTIVFACLEADTLGGVQQVTHTLAQGLAGRGHDVHVIGLYQAASPFHYVDSPLYQEHVISRTAVDGQGRLARCHADRRLARLLGSVQPGFAVMTSPSVVTRLVRLLPGSLRTIGQYHGSYEHARDCWHLGSIRKHYPALDQAVFLSRDDAWMFSEHALLPNTWSVPNPLAAWPEETAMLETPRVLGVGRLEGVKRFDRLITAFARSGAPRPWELHLIGEGGELERLRVHAAEEGVADRVVIKGRVAAARMAGEYLAASIVAVTSEHEGLPIVLLEAAAHGVPAVAFDVSGGVRSAAPVLVPAGDVGAFARELARLVDSPQERRRLGAAARARAEAFRLDRILDEWESLFTHIAR, via the coding sequence GTGACCATTGTCTTCGCGTGTCTGGAAGCGGACACGCTCGGCGGTGTCCAGCAGGTGACGCACACCCTCGCGCAGGGTCTGGCCGGGCGCGGCCACGACGTCCACGTGATCGGGCTGTACCAGGCGGCCTCGCCGTTCCACTACGTCGACAGCCCGCTCTACCAGGAGCACGTGATCAGCCGCACGGCCGTGGACGGGCAGGGGCGCCTGGCGCGCTGTCACGCCGACCGGCGGCTGGCCCGGCTGCTCGGTTCCGTGCAGCCGGGCTTCGCCGTCATGACCTCACCGTCGGTGGTCACCCGGCTGGTGCGGCTGCTGCCCGGCTCCCTGCGCACCATCGGTCAGTATCACGGCTCGTACGAGCACGCCCGGGACTGCTGGCACCTCGGCTCCATCCGCAAGCACTATCCCGCCCTCGACCAGGCGGTCTTCCTCAGCCGCGACGACGCGTGGATGTTCTCGGAGCACGCGCTGCTGCCCAACACCTGGTCGGTGCCCAACCCGCTGGCCGCCTGGCCGGAGGAGACGGCCATGCTGGAGACGCCCCGGGTGCTGGGGGTGGGCCGGTTGGAAGGGGTCAAGAGGTTCGACCGGCTCATCACCGCGTTCGCCCGGTCCGGGGCGCCCCGCCCGTGGGAACTGCACCTGATCGGTGAGGGCGGCGAGCTGGAGCGGCTGCGCGTGCACGCGGCCGAGGAGGGTGTGGCCGACCGGGTGGTCATCAAGGGACGGGTGGCGGCGGCGCGGATGGCGGGCGAGTACCTGGCCGCCTCGATCGTGGCCGTGACGAGCGAGCACGAAGGGCTGCCGATCGTGCTGCTGGAGGCGGCGGCGCACGGGGTGCCGGCGGTGGCGTTCGACGTGTCGGGCGGGGTACGGTCGGCCGCCCCGGTGCTCGTGCCGGCCGGTGACGTGGGCGCGTTCGCGCGGGAGCTGGCCCGGCTCGTCGACTCGCCGCAGGAGCGGCGGCGGCTGGGCGCCGCCGCCCGCGCCAGGGCCGAGGCGTTCCGCCTGGACCGCATCCTGGACGAGTGGGAGTCGCTGTTCACCCACATCGCCCGCTGA
- a CDS encoding CDP-alcohol phosphatidyltransferase family protein, whose product MSTYSLAEVYAARKRRDSWWTVYFVDPVACRVALVVANRTGITPNALTVTSLVLGLCAAGCFAADELVAGAAMFYLSFMIDCVDGKIARLKGTGTPFGLWLDYVGDRVRVVFCAGGLAWGQYALTGQVRWIVLGAGVAVLDLFRYVNAPQMKRVRETIKEARAQATERVAAAGLVPAPRKGGSRRSFGRRFNRYLARRRVRTHLISGIEFHAAVFVVAPLVGAAALVPVSAVAGALLLGNEIFLVYRMWLFTRRHTVSAPQESREHVLV is encoded by the coding sequence ATGAGCACCTATTCGCTCGCCGAGGTCTACGCGGCCCGCAAGCGCAGAGATTCCTGGTGGACCGTCTACTTCGTGGACCCGGTCGCCTGCCGGGTCGCTCTCGTGGTGGCCAACCGCACCGGCATCACGCCGAACGCGCTGACCGTGACCTCGCTGGTGCTGGGCCTGTGCGCCGCAGGGTGTTTCGCCGCGGACGAGCTGGTCGCGGGGGCGGCCATGTTCTACCTGAGTTTCATGATCGACTGCGTGGACGGCAAGATCGCCAGGCTCAAGGGCACGGGGACGCCCTTCGGGCTCTGGCTCGACTACGTCGGCGACCGGGTGCGGGTGGTCTTCTGCGCCGGGGGGCTGGCCTGGGGCCAGTACGCGCTCACGGGGCAGGTGCGCTGGATCGTGCTCGGCGCCGGAGTGGCCGTGCTCGACCTGTTCAGGTACGTCAACGCCCCGCAGATGAAGCGGGTCCGCGAGACGATCAAGGAAGCGCGGGCCCAGGCCACGGAGCGCGTCGCGGCGGCCGGGCTGGTGCCCGCCCCGCGCAAAGGAGGCTCGCGGCGGTCCTTCGGCAGGCGGTTCAACCGGTATCTGGCCCGCCGCCGCGTCCGTACGCACCTGATCAGCGGTATCGAGTTCCACGCGGCGGTGTTCGTGGTCGCGCCCCTCGTCGGGGCGGCGGCCCTGGTGCCGGTGTCGGCCGTGGCCGGCGCCCTGTTGCTCGGCAACGAGATCTTCCTTGTCTACCGGATGTGGCTCTTCACGCGCAGGCACACCGTGTCGGCCCCGCAGGAGAGCCGAGAGCACGTTCTCGTCTAA
- a CDS encoding SRPBCC family protein, translated as MAMRFEHEFTVPVPVEQAWAVLLDVERVAPCLPGASLDTVEGERFTGRMKVKVGPITVAYRGTAEFEDVDKDTHTLTIKASGKEDRGAGTASATVRARLTPAGGATAVAVETSFNVTGRPAQFGRGVMAEVGGKLIDRFAANLSDLLSEQHPPHDEPAGDEPARDERAVRAESEEEARPAGTLRTSRTPDEEALDLLELAGTPVLKRLAPVAAAVAALLLLGWLIRRRMR; from the coding sequence ATGGCGATGCGGTTCGAGCACGAGTTCACTGTCCCGGTCCCGGTCGAGCAGGCGTGGGCGGTGTTGCTCGACGTCGAACGGGTGGCCCCGTGCCTGCCGGGGGCCTCGCTCGACACCGTCGAGGGCGAGCGGTTCACCGGCCGGATGAAGGTCAAGGTGGGGCCCATCACCGTGGCCTACCGGGGGACGGCCGAGTTCGAGGACGTGGACAAGGACACCCACACGCTCACGATCAAGGCGTCCGGCAAGGAGGACAGGGGCGCCGGCACCGCCTCCGCCACGGTCAGGGCCAGGCTCACCCCGGCGGGCGGCGCGACGGCCGTCGCCGTGGAGACGTCGTTCAACGTGACCGGCCGGCCGGCGCAGTTCGGGCGCGGCGTCATGGCGGAGGTCGGCGGCAAGCTGATCGACCGGTTCGCGGCCAACCTGTCCGACCTGCTCTCGGAGCAGCACCCCCCGCACGACGAGCCCGCAGGTGACGAGCCCGCCCGTGACGAGCGGGCCGTCCGGGCCGAGTCCGAGGAGGAGGCGCGGCCGGCGGGCACGCTGCGCACCTCGCGCACGCCCGACGAGGAGGCGCTCGACCTGCTGGAGCTCGCCGGGACCCCGGTGCTGAAGCGGCTGGCACCCGTCGCGGCGGCCGTCGCGGCGCTGCTGCTCCTCGGCTGGCTGATTAGGCGACGAATGCGATAA
- a CDS encoding bifunctional glycosyltransferase/CDP-glycerol:glycerophosphate glycerophosphotransferase, producing the protein MSRPAGMPIARVRLGGDGMPACTVVVIAYNDADRLPRAVRSVLDQSLGDLEVVIADDASTDATPRVAEELIRADPRVRYLRRAANSGGCGAPRNDGLDAAESPYVMFLDSDDELPRHACKSLLTEIERTGADFVSGQISRLYEWSGRTQRYYPALFARRRVVAGIHEDPRLFLDSFTTNKLYSVRFLREHLLRFPEDIHYEDHVFASELYAVSRRFAVVPWVVYLWHRTRAGSSISLSIGDMDNVRHRVVAARRSDAVLRAHGADDLVPARQDRFLRQDLRVYLNPLPTRDRVWAKEFAAIVRPYLEEIPAEVLDRIEPMARVCCHLILADRIDDLLVAAGSLTGPQAPPRAAVRQGDRTYWGTTVSPGMDITPLRLAELPFSVSRLRHEVTEISADGQRVRMTVRTFDPFGALPLEWTAFLRLGRERVPIHPQASGEGGYVSEVTFAPRTAGDPRIGFTSVATGHTTTDRLLVNPAMKPIELPGGVTVSADGPAAHLVVRVRRARRPLLPRIRRALLRRAGTPANRLRVYRTLIRVLPPRRNLALFESDVGKGCTGSPRAIYEELRRRKLPVDVVWSVAPGRGDAPEGARLVRRGGWRYVWTLARAGVWVDSHGFPLDYPKPRRTRYLQTWHGQGIKSIGFDAPDLRADFDRPRRRWRSAVARWDALVSPSAEFTRHFVRANGYTGPVYRYGTPRCDALVRGTFTTDVRAALEIPPDRNVLLYAPTYRDQAKHSGRSVRADLELMAEELAGEWVVILRTHQVECYAVPPHLRYFVRPAGTYPEVNDLMLASDALLTDYSSVMCDYALTGRPMLFLIDDWDDYRLRERGVYHDLPSIAPGPCVTTTEELVACLRDLPAVHDSYAERYAAFREMWCAEERGDAAARVVEDFFGDFIKARRVP; encoded by the coding sequence ATGTCGCGACCTGCGGGAATGCCCATCGCACGTGTCCGACTCGGGGGGGATGGCATGCCGGCCTGCACTGTTGTCGTGATCGCCTACAACGACGCGGACCGCCTGCCGAGGGCCGTGCGCTCGGTGCTCGACCAGTCTCTCGGCGACCTTGAGGTCGTCATCGCCGACGACGCGAGCACCGACGCCACCCCCCGCGTCGCCGAGGAGCTCATCCGCGCCGACCCCCGCGTGCGCTACCTGCGCCGGGCCGCCAACAGCGGCGGCTGCGGCGCGCCCCGCAACGACGGGCTCGACGCGGCCGAGTCGCCGTACGTCATGTTCCTCGACAGCGACGACGAGCTGCCCAGGCACGCCTGCAAGAGCCTGCTCACCGAGATCGAGCGCACCGGCGCCGACTTCGTCTCCGGGCAGATCTCCCGCCTGTACGAGTGGAGCGGGCGGACCCAGCGCTACTACCCGGCGTTGTTCGCCAGGCGCAGGGTGGTCGCCGGCATCCACGAGGACCCGCGGCTGTTCCTCGACTCCTTCACCACCAACAAGCTCTACAGCGTGCGTTTCCTGCGCGAGCACCTGCTGCGTTTCCCCGAGGACATCCACTACGAGGACCACGTCTTCGCCAGCGAGCTGTACGCCGTCTCCCGGCGCTTCGCCGTCGTGCCGTGGGTCGTCTACCTCTGGCACCGCACCCGCGCCGGCTCGTCCATCTCGCTCAGCATCGGCGACATGGACAACGTCCGCCACCGGGTCGTCGCCGCCCGCCGGAGCGACGCGGTGCTGCGCGCCCACGGCGCGGACGACCTGGTGCCGGCCCGGCAGGACCGCTTCCTGCGCCAGGACCTGCGCGTCTACCTCAACCCCCTGCCCACCCGCGACAGGGTGTGGGCCAAGGAGTTCGCCGCGATCGTCCGGCCGTACCTGGAGGAGATCCCCGCCGAGGTGCTCGACCGGATCGAGCCGATGGCCAGGGTGTGCTGCCACCTCATCCTCGCCGACCGGATCGACGACCTGCTGGTCGCGGCCGGTTCCCTGACCGGGCCGCAGGCGCCGCCGCGTGCCGCGGTACGGCAGGGCGACCGGACGTACTGGGGCACCACCGTCTCCCCCGGCATGGACATCACCCCGCTGCGGCTGGCCGAGCTGCCCTTCAGCGTCAGCAGGCTGCGGCACGAGGTGACCGAGATCTCCGCCGACGGCCAGCGGGTCAGGATGACCGTGCGCACCTTCGACCCGTTCGGCGCGCTGCCGCTGGAGTGGACGGCCTTCCTGCGGCTCGGCCGCGAGCGCGTGCCGATCCACCCGCAGGCCTCAGGCGAGGGCGGCTACGTCAGCGAGGTCACCTTCGCCCCGCGGACCGCGGGCGATCCGCGCATCGGCTTCACCAGCGTCGCGACCGGCCACACCACGACCGACCGGCTGCTGGTGAACCCGGCCATGAAGCCCATCGAGTTGCCCGGCGGCGTCACGGTCTCGGCCGACGGCCCCGCTGCCCACCTGGTCGTGCGCGTCCGCCGCGCCCGGCGGCCCCTCCTGCCGCGGATCAGGCGGGCGCTGCTGCGCAGGGCCGGCACCCCGGCGAACCGGCTGCGGGTCTACAGAACGCTGATCAGGGTCCTGCCGCCGCGCCGGAACCTGGCCCTGTTCGAGTCGGACGTCGGCAAGGGCTGCACCGGCAGCCCGCGGGCGATCTACGAGGAGCTGCGCCGCCGCAAGCTGCCCGTCGACGTGGTCTGGTCGGTGGCGCCCGGCCGCGGTGACGCCCCCGAGGGCGCGCGACTGGTCCGGCGCGGCGGCTGGCGCTACGTCTGGACCCTCGCCAGGGCCGGCGTGTGGGTGGACAGCCACGGCTTCCCGCTCGACTACCCCAAGCCCCGCCGTACCCGCTACCTGCAGACCTGGCATGGCCAGGGCATCAAGTCGATCGGCTTCGACGCGCCCGACCTGCGTGCCGACTTCGACCGGCCGCGCCGGCGCTGGCGCTCCGCCGTCGCCCGCTGGGACGCGCTGGTCTCGCCCAGCGCCGAGTTCACCCGGCACTTCGTCCGCGCCAACGGCTACACCGGGCCCGTCTACCGGTACGGCACGCCGCGCTGCGACGCCCTGGTGCGCGGCACGTTCACGACGGACGTGCGGGCCGCGCTGGAGATCCCGCCCGACCGCAACGTGCTGCTGTACGCGCCGACCTACCGCGACCAGGCCAAGCACAGCGGCAGGTCGGTACGGGCCGATCTGGAGCTGATGGCCGAGGAGCTGGCCGGCGAGTGGGTGGTGATCCTGCGGACCCACCAGGTGGAGTGCTACGCGGTGCCGCCGCACCTGCGCTACTTCGTCCGGCCCGCCGGAACCTATCCCGAGGTCAACGACCTCATGCTGGCCTCCGACGCGCTGCTCACCGACTACTCGTCGGTGATGTGCGACTACGCGCTGACCGGCAGGCCGATGCTCTTCCTCATCGACGACTGGGACGACTACCGGCTGCGCGAGCGTGGCGTCTACCACGACCTGCCGTCGATCGCCCCCGGCCCGTGCGTGACCACGACCGAGGAGCTGGTCGCCTGCCTGCGCGACCTGCCCGCCGTGCACGACTCCTACGCCGAGCGGTACGCCGCCTTCCGCGAGATGTGGTGCGCCGAGGAGCGCGGCGACGCCGCGGCCCGGGTCGTCGAGGACTTCTTCGGAGATTTCATCAAGGCGCGGAGGGTGCCGTGA
- a CDS encoding sulfotransferase family protein, translating to MSDRPVFVVGCPRSGTTMLQLMLHSHPRIAVPPETRFLIPAYMRRRTFGDMRLAQRRRALAEWVAGDRTTKFKELKIDQDDYVRQAVEGPGSLGSVLGTTFRMYADRFDKARWGDKRPSYVKQVDYLLRMFPDAQFIHLIRDGRDCVSSLKEMPWYTHNSFHAVSTWAEAIDAGVRLRKTMPEDSYYELRYEDLTDDPSTELKKLCLFLEEDFDPAMVSPREAAAVAVPPHKVWHSNTHGDVTRSRVGSWANRLDAWEISLCEQVLGERLEANGYELTGAPPASKAHLAIFQKTAQKRRASRMRKNMRDRINRLREPGPVGALLTTTQRALAGVPQQRAEEPELADRSL from the coding sequence ATGTCCGATCGGCCAGTGTTCGTCGTCGGCTGCCCGCGCTCCGGCACCACCATGCTGCAGCTCATGCTGCACTCGCACCCGCGCATCGCGGTGCCACCGGAGACGCGTTTCCTCATTCCCGCCTACATGCGCCGCCGGACGTTCGGCGACATGCGCCTCGCCCAGCGCCGCCGCGCGCTGGCCGAGTGGGTGGCCGGTGACCGCACCACCAAGTTCAAGGAACTCAAGATCGACCAGGACGACTACGTCCGGCAGGCGGTGGAGGGCCCCGGCTCGCTCGGCTCGGTGCTCGGCACGACCTTCCGCATGTACGCCGACCGGTTCGACAAGGCCCGCTGGGGCGACAAGCGGCCGAGCTACGTCAAGCAGGTCGACTACCTGCTCAGGATGTTCCCCGACGCCCAGTTCATCCACCTGATCAGGGACGGCCGCGACTGCGTCTCCTCCCTGAAGGAGATGCCCTGGTACACCCACAACTCCTTCCACGCCGTCTCCACCTGGGCCGAGGCGATCGACGCCGGCGTCCGGCTGCGCAAGACGATGCCCGAGGACAGCTACTACGAGCTGCGCTACGAGGACCTGACCGACGACCCGTCGACCGAGCTGAAGAAGCTCTGCCTCTTCCTGGAGGAGGACTTCGACCCGGCGATGGTCTCGCCGCGCGAGGCCGCCGCGGTCGCGGTGCCGCCGCACAAGGTCTGGCACAGCAACACCCACGGCGACGTCACCCGGTCCCGCGTGGGCAGCTGGGCCAACCGGCTGGACGCCTGGGAGATCTCGCTGTGCGAGCAGGTGCTCGGCGAGCGGCTGGAGGCCAACGGCTACGAGCTGACCGGCGCACCCCCGGCCTCCAAGGCGCACCTGGCGATCTTCCAGAAGACCGCGCAGAAGCGCCGGGCCAGCCGGATGCGCAAGAACATGCGCGACCGCATCAACCGGCTGCGCGAGCCCGGCCCGGTGGGCGCGCTGCTCACCACCACCCAGCGGGCGCTCGCCGGGGTCCCGCAGCAGCGGGCCGAGGAGCCCGAGCTGGCCGACCGCTCGCTGTAG
- a CDS encoding FAD binding domain-containing protein yields MIPAQFDYVRAGSVEEACQALAADEDAKVLAGGQSLLPLLRLRLAYPSTLVDIGRLPELSGVHDRDDHVYIGAMTTHDEVLRSPVVNGACPLVALAAATVADPAVRHRGTFGGSLAHGDPAGDLPAVVLALDAVLVARSARGEREIPAAEFFADYLETALAPDEILAGVRIPKLGPGWGYHYEKFHRTAQAWAVVGVAAAVKRSNGGIEEARIGLTNMGATPVRARAAEAALRGVEAADQVRGACEEADADTSPPADLHAQPDYRRHLARVLTHRAVRTAAGWG; encoded by the coding sequence ATGATCCCCGCCCAGTTCGACTACGTGCGCGCCGGGTCGGTCGAGGAGGCGTGCCAGGCGCTCGCCGCCGACGAGGACGCCAAGGTGCTGGCGGGCGGGCAGTCGCTGCTGCCCCTGCTGCGGCTGCGGCTGGCCTACCCGTCGACGCTGGTCGACATCGGCCGGCTGCCGGAGCTGTCGGGCGTGCACGACCGCGACGACCACGTCTACATCGGCGCGATGACCACGCACGACGAGGTCCTGCGCTCGCCCGTGGTCAACGGCGCCTGCCCGCTGGTGGCACTGGCCGCCGCCACGGTGGCCGACCCGGCGGTGCGGCACCGCGGCACGTTCGGCGGCTCGCTGGCCCACGGCGACCCGGCCGGTGACCTGCCGGCCGTGGTGCTGGCGCTGGACGCCGTCCTCGTGGCCAGGTCGGCGCGGGGCGAGCGGGAGATCCCGGCGGCCGAGTTCTTCGCCGACTACCTGGAGACGGCGCTGGCACCGGACGAGATCCTCGCCGGAGTGCGGATACCGAAGCTCGGTCCCGGCTGGGGCTATCACTACGAGAAGTTCCACCGGACGGCGCAGGCCTGGGCCGTGGTCGGGGTGGCGGCGGCCGTCAAGCGGTCCAACGGCGGCATCGAGGAGGCCAGGATCGGGCTGACCAACATGGGCGCGACCCCCGTGCGGGCCCGCGCGGCGGAGGCGGCCCTGCGTGGCGTGGAGGCCGCCGACCAGGTGCGGGGGGCGTGCGAGGAGGCCGACGCGGACACCTCGCCGCCGGCGGACCTGCACGCCCAGCCGGACTACCGCCGGCATCTGGCCAGGGTGCTGACGCACCGGGCGGTGCGCACCGCAGCCGGGTGGGGCTGA